One genomic segment of Capricornis sumatraensis isolate serow.1 chromosome X, serow.2, whole genome shotgun sequence includes these proteins:
- the PRDX4 gene encoding peroxiredoxin-4 isoform X1 yields MEAPPPPPLPATTLAPGRSRKLLLLPLLLVLLRAEAVRGLEKEERPRTREEECHFYAGGQVYPGEVSRVSVAEHSLHLSKAKISKPAPYWEGTAVINGEFKELKLTDYRGKYLVFFFYPLDFTFVCPTEIIAFGDRIDEFRSINTEVVACSVDSQFTHLAWINTPRRQGGLGSISIPLLADLNHQISKDYGVYLEDSGHTLRGLFIIDDKGILRQITLNDLPVGRSVDETLRLVQAFQYTDKHGEVCPAGWKPGSETIIPDPAGKLKYFDKLN; encoded by the exons ATggaggcgccgccgccgccgccgctaccCGCGACGACTCTGGCCCCTGGCCGGAGCCGAAAGCTcctgctgctgcctctgctgctggtCTTGCTGCGGGCCGAAGCTGTGCGGGGCTTGGAGAAGGAGGAGAGGCCCCGAACCCGCGAAGAGGAGTGCCACTTCTACGCGGGTGGCCAAGTGTACCCGGGAGAGGTGTCCCGGGTTTCGGTCGCCGAACACTCCCTGCACCTCAGCAAAGCCAAAA tttccAAGCCAGCACCTTATTGGGAAGGAACAGCTGTGATAAATGGTGAATTTAAGGAGCTCAAGTTAACTGATTATCGTGGGAAGTACCTGGTTTTTTTCTTCTACCCACTTGATTT cactTTTGTGTGTCCAACTGAAATCATCGCCTTTGGTGATAGAATTGACGAATTCAGATCAATCAACACTGAAGTGGTAGCATGCTCTGTTGATTCACAGTTCACCCATTTGGCCTG GATTAATACTCCTCGAAGACAAGGAGGACTTGGGTCAATAAGTATTCCACTTCTTGCGGATTTGAACCATCAGATCTCAAAGGACTATGGCGTATATCTGGAAGACTCAGGCCACACTCTCAG AGGTCTCTTCATTATTGATGACAAGGGAATCCTAAGACAGATTACTCTGAATGACCTTCCCGTGGGTAGATCCGTGGATGAGACACTACGTTTGGTTCAGGCATTCCAGTACACTGACAAACACGGAGAAG TCTGCCCTGCTGGTTGGAAACCTGGTAGTGAAACA ATAATCCCAGATCCAGCCGGAAAACTGAAGTATTTcgataaactgaactga
- the PRDX4 gene encoding peroxiredoxin-4 isoform X2, with product MEAPPPPPLPATTLAPGRSRKLLLLPLLLVLLRAEAVRGLEKEERPRTREEECHFYAGGQVYPGEVSRVSVAEHSLHLSKAKISKPAPYWEGTAVINGEFKELKLTDYRGKYLVFFFYPLDFTFVCPTEIIAFGDRIDEFRSINTEVVACSVDSQFTHLAWINTPRRQGGLGSISIPLLADLNHQISKDYGVYLEDSGHTLRGLFIIDDKGILRQITLNDLPVGRSVDETLRLVQAFQYTDKHGEVCPAGWKPGSETIKPEDAVKVWWPREEL from the exons ATggaggcgccgccgccgccgccgctaccCGCGACGACTCTGGCCCCTGGCCGGAGCCGAAAGCTcctgctgctgcctctgctgctggtCTTGCTGCGGGCCGAAGCTGTGCGGGGCTTGGAGAAGGAGGAGAGGCCCCGAACCCGCGAAGAGGAGTGCCACTTCTACGCGGGTGGCCAAGTGTACCCGGGAGAGGTGTCCCGGGTTTCGGTCGCCGAACACTCCCTGCACCTCAGCAAAGCCAAAA tttccAAGCCAGCACCTTATTGGGAAGGAACAGCTGTGATAAATGGTGAATTTAAGGAGCTCAAGTTAACTGATTATCGTGGGAAGTACCTGGTTTTTTTCTTCTACCCACTTGATTT cactTTTGTGTGTCCAACTGAAATCATCGCCTTTGGTGATAGAATTGACGAATTCAGATCAATCAACACTGAAGTGGTAGCATGCTCTGTTGATTCACAGTTCACCCATTTGGCCTG GATTAATACTCCTCGAAGACAAGGAGGACTTGGGTCAATAAGTATTCCACTTCTTGCGGATTTGAACCATCAGATCTCAAAGGACTATGGCGTATATCTGGAAGACTCAGGCCACACTCTCAG AGGTCTCTTCATTATTGATGACAAGGGAATCCTAAGACAGATTACTCTGAATGACCTTCCCGTGGGTAGATCCGTGGATGAGACACTACGTTTGGTTCAGGCATTCCAGTACACTGACAAACACGGAGAAG TCTGCCCTGCTGGTTGGAAACCTGGTAGTGAAACA ATCAAACCTGAAGATGCCGTGAAAGTTTGGTGGCCAAGAGAAGAGTTATAA